The following coding sequences are from one Methanosarcina sp. WWM596 window:
- a CDS encoding TIR domain-containing protein translates to MYYHVKIRQKSSKVTDELKLDLSEEKLLSQFIVPYENGENIFVNGKSIPPEDIERIKINKTEMNSAELIPIIRAKRPKKAVAPQISTEWLVTKEGEDVTDDLIKGEPGYKKKKFGEKMGEVKPKGNQIFVVHGRDDGMKQAVARTLEKLELKPIVLHEQPNQGRTIFEKFAEYADSVSFAVVLLSPDDIGYRKDQSSEAAKFRARQNVILELGFFLGKLGRHNVAALFKNDPDFEGPSDYDGILYTPFDNSGRWQFDLVRELKAVGYDIDANKLV, encoded by the coding sequence ATGTACTATCACGTTAAAATTAGGCAGAAATCCAGTAAAGTGACTGATGAATTAAAGCTTGATTTGAGCGAAGAAAAACTTCTTAGTCAATTTATAGTTCCCTATGAAAATGGTGAGAATATCTTTGTTAATGGAAAAAGTATTCCTCCTGAGGATATTGAGAGGATAAAGATCAATAAAACAGAAATGAACTCTGCAGAATTGATACCTATTATTCGAGCAAAAAGACCAAAAAAAGCTGTAGCACCACAAATCTCAACTGAGTGGCTCGTGACTAAGGAAGGGGAAGATGTTACTGATGATCTCATTAAAGGAGAGCCTGGATATAAGAAAAAGAAATTCGGTGAAAAAATGGGAGAGGTAAAACCTAAAGGGAATCAAATTTTTGTCGTTCACGGGCGTGACGATGGGATGAAACAGGCTGTTGCTCGAACACTTGAAAAATTGGAGCTAAAACCCATCGTTTTGCATGAACAACCGAATCAAGGAAGAACAATCTTTGAAAAATTCGCCGAGTATGCAGACAGCGTTTCTTTCGCTGTTGTGCTTCTTTCACCTGATGACATAGGTTATAGAAAAGATCAGAGTTCAGAAGCTGCAAAATTCAGAGCCCGTCAAAATGTAATATTAGAACTTGGGTTTTTCTTAGGGAAACTTGGAAGGCATAATGTAGCTGCTCTGTTTAAGAATGATCCTGATTTTGAAGGTCCTAGTGATTATGATGGGATTTTGTACACACCCTTTGACAATTCTGGAAGGTGGCAGTTCGATCTTGTGAGGGAATTAAAGGCAGTTGGATACGACATTGATGCAAATAAACTGGTATGA
- the pglX gene encoding BREX-1 system adenine-specific DNA-methyltransferase PglX yields the protein MDKSKVIEFSNKVRDKLNAEVESQAARYGISSKEIHAVEEHGDSVVINGKVFNAHIKQQRSQLVKQIKEKGYAQVMEEVTYTWFNRLVALKFMEMNGCLPDQIKVFTSTDPNKSEPDLLTNALKLDFLNLDRDKVLDFKAENKDEELYKYLILKLCNYLNKIMPFLFEEIENYTELLFPDKLLHTGSVLHDLNSIIPDEDWQEVEIIGWIYQDYIAPKKDKVFADLKKNIKISKENIPAVTQLFTPHWIVRYLVENSLGRLWMLNRPESSLVDRMEYYIKPEQQETDFLKINSPEELKICDPACGSGHMLVYAFDLLYAIYEEDGYTPSEIPEMILTHNLFGIEIDKRAGELAGFALTMKARGKDRHFFKKQIQPNVCMLENVAFEQGEINAYIDAVGSDLFTKAHRDTLLQFAEADNFGSLIRPAAKDVSSLLHLLESKNLSGNLSHLSIHQKVLQVLKQADYLNPKYHVVIANPPYMGGKGMNNRLKTFVQENYTDSKSDLFAMFIERNLDLAVQKGAVAMITMQSWMFLSSYEKLRESILNNDTILSMAHFGARAFDSISGEIVSTTAFVIEKFQRLEHKGAYLRLIDGNCEVDKETELKAKKSEPFRASAADFKKIPGSPIAYWVSDRVKEIFEEGEQLSGIAPAKIGMRTGDNDRFLRFWHEVSNMNSGFNFEDALDAEKSGKKWFPYNKGGNFRKWYGNNEYVVNWLNNGYEIKENTLLNYPQLSWDNLGWKISNEKYYFLPAITWTATSSSYFGVRKSYQGFLFDVKGSCCFPNDLPDEIVLGFLASKQVRFFLKFLNPTIEYQTRDIGNLPFISNILKNGKSIEIIKYVTSLVEISKSDWDSYETSWDFTSLPLLLSEHRQPTLRETYTKLRAHWKEMTLEMQRLEEENNRIFIEAYGLQDELTPEVPLSEITLTCNPYYRYANNKTEKELETLLLTDTIKELISYAVGCMFGRYSPEKKGLILANQGEKLADFKEKVPEASFLPDEDNIIPILDDEYYTDDIVNRFKEFLKFTFGAETLSENLDFIAGALSKKGEAPEKVIRNYFLKDFYSDHLKMYKKRPIYWLFTSSEKGKVFNALVYMHRYDKTTLAKMRIDYLLDFESKLDAQRPLLEKEIIQNSKNRGKAETELAKLNKKIEELIKYDELLQHKADQMIEIDLDDGVKVNYEKFKGLVGKI from the coding sequence ATGGACAAATCAAAAGTTATCGAATTCTCAAACAAAGTTAGGGATAAGTTAAACGCAGAAGTAGAAAGCCAGGCAGCTCGCTACGGAATTTCCTCCAAAGAAATCCACGCCGTAGAAGAGCACGGTGATTCTGTCGTAATCAACGGCAAAGTCTTCAATGCCCATATCAAACAGCAGCGTTCCCAGCTTGTAAAACAGATCAAGGAAAAAGGCTACGCCCAGGTTATGGAAGAAGTCACCTATACCTGGTTCAATCGCCTTGTGGCCCTCAAGTTCATGGAGATGAACGGCTGCCTCCCGGACCAGATCAAAGTCTTCACTTCAACTGACCCGAATAAATCCGAACCTGACCTCCTCACAAACGCCCTGAAACTTGACTTTCTGAACCTTGACCGAGACAAGGTTCTGGATTTCAAAGCCGAAAACAAAGACGAAGAGCTCTACAAATACCTGATTCTCAAACTCTGCAATTACCTGAACAAAATAATGCCCTTCCTCTTTGAGGAAATCGAAAACTACACCGAACTCCTTTTCCCTGACAAGCTTCTCCATACAGGTTCTGTCCTGCATGACCTGAATTCAATTATCCCGGATGAGGACTGGCAAGAAGTTGAAATCATAGGCTGGATCTACCAGGACTACATTGCCCCAAAGAAGGACAAAGTCTTTGCCGACCTGAAGAAGAACATCAAGATCAGCAAGGAAAACATCCCTGCAGTTACCCAGCTTTTCACTCCTCACTGGATTGTCCGCTACCTTGTGGAAAACTCCCTGGGCCGCCTGTGGATGCTCAACCGCCCGGAATCCAGCCTTGTTGACCGGATGGAGTATTACATAAAGCCGGAACAGCAGGAAACCGATTTTCTGAAAATCAATTCTCCTGAAGAGCTCAAGATCTGCGACCCTGCTTGCGGTTCAGGGCATATGCTGGTTTATGCTTTTGACCTGCTGTATGCGATTTACGAAGAGGACGGCTACACTCCCTCCGAGATTCCGGAAATGATCCTGACCCACAACCTCTTCGGGATCGAGATCGATAAACGTGCAGGGGAACTTGCCGGCTTTGCACTGACCATGAAGGCAAGGGGCAAAGACCGCCATTTTTTCAAAAAGCAGATCCAGCCTAATGTCTGTATGCTGGAGAATGTCGCTTTTGAGCAAGGCGAAATCAATGCTTACATCGATGCAGTCGGAAGTGACCTGTTCACCAAAGCCCATAGAGATACTCTGCTCCAGTTCGCAGAAGCCGATAATTTCGGTTCTCTTATTCGCCCGGCTGCAAAAGATGTATCGAGCCTCCTGCACTTGCTGGAATCGAAAAACCTTTCAGGCAATCTTTCCCACCTTTCTATTCATCAGAAAGTCCTTCAAGTGTTGAAGCAGGCAGATTACCTCAACCCAAAATATCATGTGGTCATTGCCAACCCGCCATATATGGGCGGCAAGGGAATGAATAACAGGCTGAAGACCTTTGTTCAGGAGAACTACACGGACAGCAAATCTGATCTTTTTGCCATGTTCATTGAGCGCAATCTGGATCTTGCAGTGCAAAAAGGTGCAGTTGCAATGATCACTATGCAGAGCTGGATGTTCCTTTCGTCCTATGAAAAACTCCGTGAAAGCATCCTGAACAACGACACTATCCTATCCATGGCTCATTTTGGAGCAAGGGCTTTCGACAGTATCAGTGGGGAGATTGTTTCAACAACGGCATTTGTTATCGAAAAATTTCAACGATTGGAACACAAAGGAGCTTACCTGCGACTAATCGATGGGAACTGTGAAGTAGATAAGGAAACTGAACTTAAAGCAAAAAAATCTGAACCTTTTCGCGCCTCCGCCGCCGACTTCAAGAAAATACCTGGGAGTCCGATTGCGTATTGGGTAAGTGATAGGGTAAAGGAGATTTTTGAGGAAGGAGAACAACTATCAGGAATTGCACCTGCGAAAATTGGAATGCGCACAGGTGATAACGATCGCTTTCTAAGATTCTGGCATGAGGTCTCAAATATGAATTCCGGCTTCAATTTTGAAGATGCACTTGATGCTGAAAAATCTGGAAAGAAATGGTTTCCTTACAACAAAGGTGGAAATTTCAGGAAGTGGTATGGAAATAACGAATATGTAGTCAACTGGTTGAATAATGGTTATGAGATAAAAGAGAATACACTTTTGAATTATCCACAACTATCTTGGGATAATTTGGGTTGGAAGATTTCAAATGAAAAATACTATTTCCTTCCTGCCATAACATGGACAGCTACTAGCTCTTCTTATTTCGGAGTAAGAAAGTCCTATCAGGGCTTTTTATTTGATGTAAAAGGCTCTTGTTGTTTTCCCAATGATTTGCCAGATGAAATAGTCCTTGGTTTTCTAGCAAGCAAACAAGTTAGATTTTTTCTTAAATTCCTAAATCCAACTATTGAATACCAAACTCGAGATATCGGGAATCTCCCTTTTATTAGCAATATTCTCAAAAATGGGAAGTCTATTGAAATAATTAAATATGTAACAAGTTTAGTCGAAATATCAAAATCTGACTGGGACTCTTACGAAACCTCCTGGGATTTCACTTCCCTCCCACTATTACTATCAGAACACCGCCAGCCAACTCTCCGTGAAACTTACACCAAACTCCGCGCCCACTGGAAAGAAATGACCCTTGAAATGCAGCGGCTGGAAGAAGAAAATAACCGGATTTTTATCGAAGCTTACGGTTTGCAGGACGAATTAACTCCAGAGGTTCCACTTTCTGAAATCACTCTAACATGCAATCCCTATTATCGCTACGCTAACAACAAAACCGAAAAAGAACTGGAAACTCTGCTACTGACAGATACCATAAAAGAATTAATTTCCTACGCTGTCGGCTGCATGTTCGGAAGATATTCACCGGAAAAGAAAGGGCTGATCCTTGCAAATCAGGGTGAAAAGCTGGCTGATTTCAAAGAAAAAGTGCCTGAAGCTTCTTTCCTGCCGGATGAAGACAATATAATCCCGATTCTCGATGACGAATATTACACGGATGACATCGTAAACCGGTTCAAAGAGTTTTTGAAATTCACTTTTGGAGCGGAGACACTTTCCGAAAACCTGGACTTTATTGCAGGGGCACTTTCGAAGAAAGGAGAAGCTCCTGAAAAGGTTATCCGAAACTATTTCCTGAAGGATTTCTACAGCGATCACCTGAAAATGTATAAGAAAAGACCTATTTACTGGCTCTTTACTTCTTCAGAAAAAGGAAAAGTGTTCAATGCGCTCGTTTACATGCACAGGTACGATAAAACTACCCTGGCGAAGATGAGAATCGATTATCTGCTGGATTTTGAGTCGAAGCTGGATGCTCAGAGGCCACTTCTTGAAAAAGAAATTATTCAAAATTCCAAGAATCGCGGGAAAGCAGAAACTGAGCTTGCAAAACTTAATAAGAAAATTGAAGAGCTCATAAAATACGATGAACTGCTTCAGCATAAAGCGGATCAGATGATTGAGATTGATCTGGATGATGGGGTCAAAGTGAATTATGAGAAGTTTAAGGGGTTAGTTGGGAAGATCTAA
- a CDS encoding Kiwa anti-phage protein KwaB-like domain-containing protein codes for MTDYASYLQDLLRVAKQGHNVQMHLLKKTTSEKEEKKRQILNVEVDGEVLTSFKENLIEKCNELMSDSELTYIDFFSEDPEDNVISIINQEDMKSVGTLNPIISQIKSEDDSRSVTEFNDHTINKLQSYAISMAFSDDSGENKIEETCIYFRKYQVGSKIAKSKFFKVFEHKQGKFNKIEGDVFKYDDVIDAMYYERVDLDNPDQNGSKIMFVRNISNFEDMFSFEEFYKSNAKAAYTILKSCGNVEIEEALFKEITNDKRNLKRICKLNKGNFFKEIDFDRFFLIYNAASSLDYALNVESDGEKIKIKSKESFFEFIDICGNKLYGDLVDKKIYKGIAKELPKKSA; via the coding sequence ATGACAGACTACGCCTCTTATCTTCAGGATTTACTTCGTGTTGCAAAGCAAGGGCATAATGTTCAAATGCACTTATTGAAAAAAACAACCAGTGAAAAAGAAGAAAAGAAAAGGCAGATACTTAATGTTGAAGTAGATGGTGAGGTTTTAACTTCATTTAAGGAAAATCTTATCGAAAAATGCAATGAGCTGATGAGTGATAGCGAATTAACTTATATTGACTTTTTTTCAGAAGATCCCGAAGACAATGTCATATCAATAATAAATCAAGAAGATATGAAATCAGTTGGAACATTAAATCCAATAATTTCACAAATAAAAAGTGAAGATGATTCAAGAAGTGTAACTGAATTTAATGATCATACAATAAATAAGTTACAAAGTTATGCAATATCTATGGCCTTCAGTGATGATAGTGGGGAAAACAAAATCGAAGAGACATGCATATATTTCAGGAAGTATCAAGTTGGCTCGAAGATTGCAAAATCAAAGTTTTTTAAAGTATTTGAACATAAGCAAGGAAAATTCAATAAAATAGAAGGTGATGTATTCAAATATGACGACGTTATCGATGCAATGTATTATGAACGTGTAGATTTAGATAACCCTGATCAAAATGGTTCAAAAATTATGTTTGTAAGGAACATAAGTAACTTTGAAGACATGTTTTCATTTGAAGAATTTTATAAATCAAATGCGAAAGCAGCTTATACCATTCTCAAATCTTGCGGTAATGTTGAAATTGAAGAAGCTTTATTTAAAGAGATCACAAATGATAAAAGAAATTTAAAGAGAATTTGTAAACTGAATAAAGGAAATTTTTTTAAAGAGATTGATTTTGATCGATTCTTCTTAATATACAATGCCGCTTCTTCATTAGATTATGCTTTAAATGTTGAATCTGATGGAGAAAAAATTAAAATTAAAAGTAAGGAATCTTTTTTTGAATTTATAGATATTTGTGGAAATAAATTATATGGAGATTTGGTAGACAAAAAAATCTATAAGGGAATTGCTAAAGAACTGCCCAAGAAATCAGCTTAA
- a CDS encoding helix-turn-helix domain-containing protein: MNLQSFIKSGESETLEFKEKFDDRTVESAVAFANAKGGMILIGVSDKGAVTGVNIGKETLAKWANQVSDKTEPQLIPEIEVFEFEGKQVVAVNVPEYPIKPVSVRGRCFKRVNNSNRSMNAQEIAEMHLQSTGMSWDRFPAAGETLESLDLEKIRNYIRKARAVGRKGFGEEEERNPIQVLKKMKLVLEGKPTWAAGLLFCKEGRRFLSQAVVHCGRFKNQTLVIDDRLIEGPLFEQIEETMDFVRKNTNVKFVMTGKPEREEVWDYPLEAVREAVINAVCHRDYTVMSHIEIRIYDDELIVWSPGGLPLGLTMEDLFKPHASKLRNKGIAEVFFDTKIIEQWGSGIEKIQKYCKEAGVLEPVFEEYQGFRVIFKKGILNEEYLRNIGLNERQIEAFFYVKEKGQITNKEYQELCNVKDRLATKELKDLVNKDVFKKIGTTGKGTYYIIRGTKIPH; this comes from the coding sequence ATGAACCTTCAATCCTTCATCAAATCCGGCGAATCCGAAACCCTCGAATTCAAAGAGAAATTCGATGACAGAACCGTAGAATCAGCTGTAGCTTTTGCCAATGCGAAAGGCGGCATGATCCTTATAGGGGTTTCTGATAAAGGGGCCGTCACCGGAGTAAATATTGGAAAAGAAACTCTGGCTAAATGGGCAAACCAGGTCTCAGACAAGACCGAGCCACAGCTTATCCCTGAAATCGAGGTGTTTGAATTTGAGGGGAAACAGGTTGTAGCGGTAAATGTCCCGGAGTATCCTATAAAACCCGTTTCCGTCCGGGGCAGGTGTTTCAAGCGGGTAAATAACAGCAATCGGAGCATGAACGCGCAGGAAATTGCGGAAATGCACCTGCAGTCTACCGGGATGAGCTGGGATAGGTTTCCGGCAGCCGGGGAGACGCTTGAAAGCCTTGACCTTGAAAAGATCAGGAATTATATCCGGAAGGCGAGGGCTGTTGGAAGAAAAGGGTTTGGGGAAGAGGAAGAAAGAAACCCTATTCAGGTGCTCAAAAAAATGAAGCTTGTGTTGGAAGGGAAACCCACCTGGGCGGCAGGGCTTCTTTTTTGCAAGGAAGGGCGGCGTTTTCTTTCACAGGCTGTGGTCCACTGCGGGCGATTTAAGAACCAAACTCTTGTAATCGATGACCGGCTGATCGAAGGGCCACTCTTTGAGCAGATCGAAGAAACCATGGATTTTGTCAGGAAGAACACCAACGTGAAGTTTGTTATGACCGGAAAGCCTGAAAGGGAAGAGGTCTGGGACTACCCGCTGGAAGCGGTCAGGGAGGCGGTTATAAATGCGGTCTGTCACAGGGACTACACAGTTATGTCCCATATCGAAATCCGGATTTATGACGATGAACTGATTGTCTGGAGTCCGGGTGGGCTTCCCCTGGGACTCACAATGGAAGACCTTTTCAAACCTCATGCCTCGAAATTGAGGAACAAAGGGATAGCAGAAGTGTTCTTCGATACGAAAATTATTGAGCAGTGGGGGAGCGGAATAGAAAAAATTCAAAAATACTGCAAAGAAGCAGGGGTTCTGGAGCCTGTATTTGAAGAGTATCAGGGCTTTCGTGTGATCTTCAAAAAAGGGATTTTAAATGAAGAATATCTTAGAAATATTGGTCTTAATGAAAGGCAGATTGAAGCATTCTTTTACGTTAAAGAAAAAGGTCAGATAACAAATAAGGAATATCAAGAATTGTGTAATGTAAAAGATAGGCTTGCAACCAAGGAGCTAAAAGATCTTGTTAATAAGGATGTCTTCAAAAAAATTGGAACTACTGGAAAAGGTACTTATTACATTATCAGGGGAACAAAAATCCCGCATTAA
- a CDS encoding helix-turn-helix domain-containing protein, whose amino-acid sequence MKFQKLLNSGESETLEFKEKFDDRTVESAVAFANAKGGMILRGVSGAGQKEEK is encoded by the coding sequence ATGAAGTTCCAGAAACTCCTCAACTCCGGCGAATCCGAAACCCTTGAATTTAAAGAAAAATTCGATGACAGAACCGTAGAATCAGCTGTAGCTTTTGCCAATGCGAAAGGCGGCATGATCCTTAGAGGGGTTAGTGGTGCTGGCCAGAAGGAGGAAAAATGA
- a CDS encoding helix-turn-helix domain-containing protein — protein MTHSIAELLSRPEGKTLEFKRDLSSPRNILKTLVAFANTAGGRLLIGVEDGSRELLSIENPLDEEERLCSLIADNIEPRLVPSVELIAFGDKTLLGVEVYPSGSRPHWLKKEGPDNGVYVRLGSTNRKADRELIAELKRGAEGKSFDEQVLPDLTVDDLDFDAATACFERHRKLVKKDLESLRFVTKHQGHLVPTVGGMLLFQYFPN, from the coding sequence ATGACTCACTCAATTGCTGAACTGCTCTCCAGGCCCGAAGGCAAAACGCTGGAGTTTAAGCGGGATCTGTCCTCCCCCAGAAATATACTTAAAACGCTGGTGGCTTTTGCTAACACTGCAGGAGGGCGCTTGCTGATTGGAGTGGAAGATGGTTCCAGAGAGCTTTTAAGCATTGAGAACCCTCTGGATGAAGAAGAGCGGTTGTGCAGCCTGATCGCTGATAACATAGAGCCTCGCTTGGTTCCCAGTGTGGAACTGATTGCCTTTGGTGATAAAACTTTGCTGGGAGTGGAGGTATATCCAAGCGGTTCCAGACCCCACTGGTTGAAAAAAGAAGGACCGGATAATGGAGTTTATGTCCGGCTGGGTTCCACCAACAGGAAAGCGGACAGGGAGCTTATTGCAGAGCTTAAACGGGGGGCAGAAGGTAAGTCCTTTGATGAACAGGTTCTTCCTGATCTGACTGTGGATGACCTGGATTTTGACGCTGCAACGGCTTGCTTTGAACGGCACAGGAAACTGGTGAAAAAGGACCTGGAATCCTTGCGCTTTGTCACCAAACACCAGGGGCACCTTGTTCCTACGGTTGGCGGGATGCTGCTTTTTCAGTACTTCCCCAATTGA